The following coding sequences are from one Thunnus maccoyii chromosome 17, fThuMac1.1, whole genome shotgun sequence window:
- the chga gene encoding chromogranin-A yields the protein MIGRGLFILTILSNCVLSLPVTSSQLENEDVRVMKCIVEALADVLSRPHPMPVSQECLVTLKTDDRLVTILRHHNFLKELQEIAVQGSQERAQLPRDAGILDHVTETPQTTDDAVDRSMLEALGGPGERSILSQKRKTGNGDREEEKDESLGDGESQEDNDTGGELQAKRENDENPRSHVSDSVDDWSEGTAEKKEEEEDEYEEKRENSEENSEEENMTEDKKGAGSDEKRDVTRNTSKEKKFDDEDKEEKDERSALFSHKLEDKEEEPEEEEDEREMKRGSRESLKRWTKRAKGLTLKKKAVGKEVQELNSQREVPHHSKEVTEEDVVRKKKSPEEKELQMIARRAPEERRGSEEEGSASRKSEEPEIESLAAIESELENVAQKLHELRRG from the exons ATGATCGGGAGAGGATTGTTCATCTTGACGATACTGTCAAACTGCG TTCTGTCATTGCCAGTGACTTCAAGTCAGCTGGAGAATGAAGACGTAAGG GTGATGAAATGCATTGTGGAGGCGCTGGCAGATGTGCTATCAAGGCCCCACCCCATGCCTGTCAGTCAGGAGTGTCTGGTGACACTGAAGACAG atgacaggCTTGTTACTATCCTTCGTCATCATAACTTTCtgaaggagctgcaggagatTGCCGTTCAAG GTAGTCAAGAGAGAGCTCAGCTCCCACGAGACGCTGGCATACTGGACCATGTGACAGAAACTCCTCAGACCACAGATGATGCAGTTG ATCGATCCATGTTGGAGGCTTTAGGAGGCCCTGGTGAAAGATCTATCCTGTCCCAGAAGAGGAAGACAGGAAATGGGgatagagaggaagaaaaggatgaGAGCCTGGGAGACGGAGAGTCACAGGAAGACAATGACACCGGAGGAGAGTTGCAAGCAAAGAGGGAGAATGACGAGAACCCGAGAAGTCACGTCTCGGATTCTGTGGATGACTGGAGTGAGGGCACGGCtgaaaagaaggaggaagaagaagacgaatATGAAGAGAAACGAGAAAACTCAGAGGAGAAttcagaggaggaaaatatGACCGAGGATAAGAAAG GTGCAGGATCTGATGAAAAGAGAGATGTAACCAGAAACACTTCAAAAGAGAAGAAATTTGATGACGAAGACAAGGAGGAGAAAGACGAGAGATCTGCACTCTTCTCACACAAATTAGAGGACAAAGAAGAGGAGccggaggaggaagaggatgaaagggaaatgaagagagggagcagggaGAGCCTGAAGCGATGGACCAAGAGGGCCAAGGGACTGACGTTGAAGAAGAAAGCGGTCGGGAAGGAGGTGCAGGAGCTCAACAGTCAGCGGGAAGTGCCTCATCATTCGAAGGAGGTCACAGAGGAAGACGTGGTCAGGAAGAAAAAGAGTCCGGAGGAGAAGGAGCTGCAGATGATCGCTCGAAGGGcaccagaggagaggagggggtcGGAGGAGGAGGGCAGCGCCAGCCGAAAGTCAGAG GAGCCGGAGATTGAAAGCCTGGCAGCCATCGAGTCAGAGCTTGAAAATGTTGCCCAGAAACTCCATGAGCTGCGGcgaggctga
- the LOC121882733 gene encoding phospholipase B1, membrane-associated-like: MEWLWIAVATCVLTSCSVKGDDWWLEYEEGIRHYSKEALNKEFPEKTRPVNFKHPLFQCPDMSPSPSVPSSVEFVKAADIKVIAALGDSLTTAIGANATTVLGIPIEFRYVSWSIGGYGSFQDVITLATPGKTVHGMQAHISETGFNLAVTGHNTFNLPGQTRHLIDTLRRYEGLNFEEDWKLLTILMGMNDICDYCKDKALFSVDNFIHYMTVSLEMLMNEVPRMIVNVVQILPMHTLREVQKPTPGCLLQRSFCSCLIEPLPRSPELRELVEVNLEFQKRLEELLYSDHFFRDDFAVVLQPFLKQADPPRLPNGKIDMTFFTHDCFHFTIKGHEELAKGLWNNMFQPEGGKMIVSSFSNPISLICPPMEHPYIFTRPIAAKSGQSELQCEAPSQAAIFLLLSLLVGLGFM, from the exons ATGGAGTGGCTTTGGATCGCCGTGGCAACATGTGTGCTCACGTCCTGCTCTGTCAAAG GCGACGACTGGTGGTTGGAGTATGAAGAGGGGATACGACACTACAGCAAGGAGGCCCTCAATAAG GAGTTTCCAGAGAAAACTCGACCAGTTAACTTCAAACACCCCTTGTTCCAGTGTCCAGACATGAgcccctctccctctgtccccTCCTCAG TTGAATTTGTGAAGGCGGCTGATATCAAAGTCATCGCTGCCTTGGGGGATTCTCTAACA ACGGCCATAGGTGCCAACGCCACCACTGTCCTTGGGATTCCTATTGAGTTTCGTTATGTTTCATGGAG CATCGGGGGCTACGGATCATTTCAAGATGTCATTACTTTGGCAA CTCCCGGCAAGACGGTCCACGGGATGCAGGCTCACATCAGTGAAACAGGCTTCAACCTGGCTGTGACTGGACACAACACCTT CAATCTTCCCGGGCAGACGAGACATTTGATTGACACACTGAGACGTTATGAG GGTCTGAACTTCGAGGAGGACTGGAAGCTTTTGACTATTCTCATGGGCATGAATGACATCTGTGATTACTGCAAAGATAAG GCTCTCTTTTCAGTGGATAACTTCATTCACTATATGACCGTCTCCTTGGAAATGCTTATGAATGAG GTTCCTCGTATGATCGTTAATGTTGTTCAGATCCTGCCCATGCATACTCTGAGGGAGGTGCAGAAGCCCACACCAGGGTGCCTGCTCCAGCG GTCTTTCTGCTCGTGCCTGATTGAGCCATTACCCAGGTCTCCTGAGCTGCGGGAGCTTGTGGAAGTCAATCTGGAGTTCCAG AAAAGACTTGAGGAGCTGCTGTACAGTGATCATTTCTTCAGGGATGACTTTGCTGTTGTGCTTCAGCCCTTTCTGAAACAAGCTGACCCTCCCCGCCTCCCG AATGGGAAGATCGATATGACCTTCTTCACTCACGACTGCTTCCACTTCACCATAAAGGGGCACGAGGAGCTGGCCAAGGGACTGTGGAACAACATG TTTCAACCTGAAGGCGGAAAGATGATCGTAAGCAGTTTCTCCAACCCCATCAGTCTGATCTGTCCACCGATG GAACACCCATATATCTTCACCCGGCCGATCGCAGCCAAGTCGGGCCAGTCTGAACTTCAGTGTGAAGCTCCGTCACAGGCGGCCATCTTCCTGCTGCTCTCGCTCCTTGTGGGTCTTGGATTTATGTAG
- the sel1l gene encoding protein sel-1 homolog 1 isoform X1, with the protein MDLKGRLKTTRTFYFLSILLIVFVTRILADEEQHGNDGPELKSYHDPDSEEEDVRLGSAIVAGASVTSGHEVSQPEEGKQPSGEGLEGEEKEDLPEQPPPVEEKPKEVPVVNGGTAHGESCIFPFLFQGREYSDCTTDGRGDGRLWCSTTYDYDQEKMWGFCETEEQAQQRLQAEEAEEQYQTVLRMLNATTRKTQKKELYEKLMKVAEKGHQKAMEKVAYAMLFGDYMNQNVTRAKEMFEKLAVEGSPKAQMALGFLYAAGLGVNSSQAKALVYYTFGALGGNLVAHMILGYRYWGGVGVPQSCESALTHYRLVANQVASDVSLTGGSAVQRIRLLDEVENPGSTSGMLEEDLIQYYQFLAEKGDVQAQVGLGQLHLHGGRGVEQNHQRAYDYFTQAANAGNTHAMAFLGKMYSEGSEFLPQNNETALQYFKKASDLGNPVGQSGLGMAYLYGRGVTVNYELALKYFQKAAEQGWVDGQLQLGTMYYNGIGVKRDYKQALKFFNLASQAGHILAFYNLAQMHATGTGVMRSCHTAVELFKNVCERGRWSERLMTAYGSFKEGETDAALVQYLLLAEQGYEVAQSNVAFILDQTEGAKIFSENETYPRALLHWTRAAAQGYTVARIKLGDYHFYGYGTDVDYETAVIHYRLASEQQHSAQAMFNLGYMHEKGLGIKQDIHLAKRFYDMAAEASPDAQVPVFLALCKLGLVYTLQYLQDLNLKEVISQVDLDQLLGPEWDLYLMTVIALLLGTVIAYRQRQHQIIVPPRPPAPAPAPPPRPPQEQPQAQAEPQAQGETQGQGPAQEEEEQQ; encoded by the exons atggacTTAAAGGGACGTTTAAAGACGacaagaacattttattttttgtccatTCTCCTCATAGTCTTCGTCACAAGAATATTAGCTG ATGAAGAGCAACACGGGAATGATGGACCAGAGCTAAAG TCTTACCATGATCCAGACTCTGAAGAGGAGGATGTCCGTCTGGGGTCAGCAATTGTGGCAGGCGCTTCTGTGACCTCTGGTCATGAGGTCTCCCAGCCAGAAGAAGGGAAGCAGCCATCTGGGGAGGGATTggagggagaagagaaggaggaccTGCCGGAACAGCCTCCTCCGGTAGAGGAGAAACCTAAAGAGG TTCCTGTGGTGAACGGAGGTACAGCCCACGGAGAGTCCTGCATCTTCCCCTTCCTCTTCCAGGGGAGGGAGTATTCAGACTGCACCACTGATGGGCGGGGGGATGGACGACTGTGGTGTTCCACAACCTACGACTATGACCAGGAGAAAATGTGGGGTTTCTGCGAGA CGGAGGAGCAGGCACAGCAGAGACTGCAGGCAGAGGAGGCTGAGGAGCAGTATCAGACCGTCTTGCGCATGCTCAATGCCACAACCAGGAAAACCCAGAAAAAAGA ATTATATGAGAAGCTAATGAAAGTAGCAGAGAAAGGCCATCAAAAAGCCATGGAGAAGGTGGCGTATGCCATGCTGTTTGGAGATTACATGAACCAGAACGTCACCAGAGCCAAAGAAATGTTTGAGAAGCTCGCCGTGGAGGGCTCACCCAAAGCTCAGATG GCTCTTGGCTTTCTTTATGCTGCAGGGCTTGGAGTTAATTCCAGTCAAGCTAAG GCCTTGGTTTACTATACCTTCGGTGCACTGGGTGGAAACTTGGTTGCACATATGATTCTG GGATACAGATACTGGGGAGGTGTGGGTGTCCCCCAAAGCTGTGAGTCAGCACTAACACACTATAGGCTTGTGGCAAATCAGG TGGCCAGTGACGTCTCCCTGACAGGAGGCTCAGCGGTGCAGAGGATCAGGCTGCTGGATGAAGTGGAGAATCCAGGATCCACCAGCGGCATGTTGGAGGAGGACTTGATCCAGTACTACCAGTTCCTAGCTGAGAAAGGAGATGTACAAGCTCAG GTGGGACTAGGTCAGCTTCACCTGCATGGAGGACGTGGAGTAGAACAGAATCACCAG AGGGCGTATGACTACTTCACCCAGGCTGCAAATGCAGGCAACACACATGCAATGGCTTTTCTCGGCAAG ATGTACTCGGAAGGCAGCGAGTTTCTCCCTCAGAACAACGAGACAGCCCTGCAGTACTTCAAGAAGGCTTCTGACTTG GGTAACCCAGTGGGACAGAGTGGCCTCGGCATGGCCTACCTATATGGAAGAGGCGTTACAGTG AATTATGAGCTGGCACTGAAATACTTCCAGAAGGCAGCAGAACAGGGCTGGGTGGACGGACAGCTCCAGCTGGGCACCATGTATTACA ATGGCATTGGGGTGAAGCGTGATTACAAGCAGGCGCTTAAATTCTTCAACCTGGCCTCACAGGCGGGCCACATCCTTGCCTTCTACAACTTGGCCCAGATGCATGCCACTGGTACTGGGGTGATGCGCTCCTGCCACACTGCTGTGGAG CTCTTCAAGAACGTGTGTGAGCGCGGCCGGTGGTCAGAGCGTCTGATGACAGCTTACGGCAGCTTTAAGGAGGGAGAGACTGATGCAGCGCTGGTGCAGTACCTGCTGCTGGCTGAGCAGGGCTACGAGGTGGCTCAGAGCAACGTGGCCTTCATTCTGGACCAGA CAGAAGGGGCAAAGATCTTCAGTGAGAATGAGACGTACCCTCGTGCTTTGCTCCACTGGACAAGAGCTGCAGCTCAGG GTTACACAGTGGCAAGGATAAAACTCGGGGACTACCACTTCTACGGCTACGGGACTGATGTGGACTATGAGACAGCTGTCATCCACTACAGACTGgcatcagagcagcagcacagtgcGCAGGCCATGTTCAACCTGGGTTACATGCATGAGAAAGGCCTGGGCATCAAACAG gACATCCATCTAGCCAAGCGTTTCTATGACATGGCTGCTGAAGCCAGTCCTGATGCCCAGGTCCCAGTGTTCCTGGCTCTGTGCAAGCTGGGCCTGGTTTACACTCTGCAGTACCTGCAGGATCTTAAT CTGAAGGAGGTGATTTCTCAGGTGGACCTGGACCAGCTTCTGGGCCCAGAGTGGGACCTCTACCTCATGACAGTCATCGCCCTGCTGTTGGGCACAGTCATTGCCTACCGACAGCGCCAACACCAAATCATAGTGCCCCCTCGCCCGCCTGCCCCAGCCCCCGCGCCCCCTCCCAGACCACCTCAGGAACAACCACAAGCCCAGGCCGAGCCCCAGGCTCAAGGAGAAACACAAGGCCAGGGCCCGGcccaggaggaagaggagcagcagtGA
- the sel1l gene encoding protein sel-1 homolog 1 isoform X2 — translation MDLKGRLKTTRTFYFLSILLIVFVTRILADEEQHGNDGPELKSYHDPDSEEEDVRLGSAIVAGASVTSGHEVSQPEEGKQPSGEGLEGEEKEDLPEQPPPVEEKPKEVPVVNGGTAHGESCIFPFLFQGREYSDCTTDGRGDGRLWCSTTYDYDQEKMWGFCETEEQAQQRLQAEEAEEQYQTVLRMLNATTRKTQKKELYEKLMKVAEKGHQKAMEKVAYAMLFGDYMNQNVTRAKEMFEKLAVEGSPKAQMALGFLYAAGLGVNSSQAKALVYYTFGALGGNLVAHMILGYRYWGGVGVPQSCESALTHYRLVANQVASDVSLTGGSAVQRIRLLDEVENPGSTSGMLEEDLIQYYQFLAEKGDVQAQVGLGQLHLHGGRGVEQNHQRAYDYFTQAANAGNTHAMAFLGKMYSEGSEFLPQNNETALQYFKKASDLGNPVGQSGLGMAYLYGRGVTVNYELALKYFQKAAEQGWVDGQLQLGTMYYNGIGVKRDYKQALKFFNLASQAGHILAFYNLAQMHATGTGVMRSCHTAVELFKNVCERGRWSERLMTAYGSFKEGETDAALVQYLLLAEQGYEVAQSNVAFILDQKGAKIFSENETYPRALLHWTRAAAQGYTVARIKLGDYHFYGYGTDVDYETAVIHYRLASEQQHSAQAMFNLGYMHEKGLGIKQDIHLAKRFYDMAAEASPDAQVPVFLALCKLGLVYTLQYLQDLNLKEVISQVDLDQLLGPEWDLYLMTVIALLLGTVIAYRQRQHQIIVPPRPPAPAPAPPPRPPQEQPQAQAEPQAQGETQGQGPAQEEEEQQ, via the exons atggacTTAAAGGGACGTTTAAAGACGacaagaacattttattttttgtccatTCTCCTCATAGTCTTCGTCACAAGAATATTAGCTG ATGAAGAGCAACACGGGAATGATGGACCAGAGCTAAAG TCTTACCATGATCCAGACTCTGAAGAGGAGGATGTCCGTCTGGGGTCAGCAATTGTGGCAGGCGCTTCTGTGACCTCTGGTCATGAGGTCTCCCAGCCAGAAGAAGGGAAGCAGCCATCTGGGGAGGGATTggagggagaagagaaggaggaccTGCCGGAACAGCCTCCTCCGGTAGAGGAGAAACCTAAAGAGG TTCCTGTGGTGAACGGAGGTACAGCCCACGGAGAGTCCTGCATCTTCCCCTTCCTCTTCCAGGGGAGGGAGTATTCAGACTGCACCACTGATGGGCGGGGGGATGGACGACTGTGGTGTTCCACAACCTACGACTATGACCAGGAGAAAATGTGGGGTTTCTGCGAGA CGGAGGAGCAGGCACAGCAGAGACTGCAGGCAGAGGAGGCTGAGGAGCAGTATCAGACCGTCTTGCGCATGCTCAATGCCACAACCAGGAAAACCCAGAAAAAAGA ATTATATGAGAAGCTAATGAAAGTAGCAGAGAAAGGCCATCAAAAAGCCATGGAGAAGGTGGCGTATGCCATGCTGTTTGGAGATTACATGAACCAGAACGTCACCAGAGCCAAAGAAATGTTTGAGAAGCTCGCCGTGGAGGGCTCACCCAAAGCTCAGATG GCTCTTGGCTTTCTTTATGCTGCAGGGCTTGGAGTTAATTCCAGTCAAGCTAAG GCCTTGGTTTACTATACCTTCGGTGCACTGGGTGGAAACTTGGTTGCACATATGATTCTG GGATACAGATACTGGGGAGGTGTGGGTGTCCCCCAAAGCTGTGAGTCAGCACTAACACACTATAGGCTTGTGGCAAATCAGG TGGCCAGTGACGTCTCCCTGACAGGAGGCTCAGCGGTGCAGAGGATCAGGCTGCTGGATGAAGTGGAGAATCCAGGATCCACCAGCGGCATGTTGGAGGAGGACTTGATCCAGTACTACCAGTTCCTAGCTGAGAAAGGAGATGTACAAGCTCAG GTGGGACTAGGTCAGCTTCACCTGCATGGAGGACGTGGAGTAGAACAGAATCACCAG AGGGCGTATGACTACTTCACCCAGGCTGCAAATGCAGGCAACACACATGCAATGGCTTTTCTCGGCAAG ATGTACTCGGAAGGCAGCGAGTTTCTCCCTCAGAACAACGAGACAGCCCTGCAGTACTTCAAGAAGGCTTCTGACTTG GGTAACCCAGTGGGACAGAGTGGCCTCGGCATGGCCTACCTATATGGAAGAGGCGTTACAGTG AATTATGAGCTGGCACTGAAATACTTCCAGAAGGCAGCAGAACAGGGCTGGGTGGACGGACAGCTCCAGCTGGGCACCATGTATTACA ATGGCATTGGGGTGAAGCGTGATTACAAGCAGGCGCTTAAATTCTTCAACCTGGCCTCACAGGCGGGCCACATCCTTGCCTTCTACAACTTGGCCCAGATGCATGCCACTGGTACTGGGGTGATGCGCTCCTGCCACACTGCTGTGGAG CTCTTCAAGAACGTGTGTGAGCGCGGCCGGTGGTCAGAGCGTCTGATGACAGCTTACGGCAGCTTTAAGGAGGGAGAGACTGATGCAGCGCTGGTGCAGTACCTGCTGCTGGCTGAGCAGGGCTACGAGGTGGCTCAGAGCAACGTGGCCTTCATTCTGGACCAGA AAGGGGCAAAGATCTTCAGTGAGAATGAGACGTACCCTCGTGCTTTGCTCCACTGGACAAGAGCTGCAGCTCAGG GTTACACAGTGGCAAGGATAAAACTCGGGGACTACCACTTCTACGGCTACGGGACTGATGTGGACTATGAGACAGCTGTCATCCACTACAGACTGgcatcagagcagcagcacagtgcGCAGGCCATGTTCAACCTGGGTTACATGCATGAGAAAGGCCTGGGCATCAAACAG gACATCCATCTAGCCAAGCGTTTCTATGACATGGCTGCTGAAGCCAGTCCTGATGCCCAGGTCCCAGTGTTCCTGGCTCTGTGCAAGCTGGGCCTGGTTTACACTCTGCAGTACCTGCAGGATCTTAAT CTGAAGGAGGTGATTTCTCAGGTGGACCTGGACCAGCTTCTGGGCCCAGAGTGGGACCTCTACCTCATGACAGTCATCGCCCTGCTGTTGGGCACAGTCATTGCCTACCGACAGCGCCAACACCAAATCATAGTGCCCCCTCGCCCGCCTGCCCCAGCCCCCGCGCCCCCTCCCAGACCACCTCAGGAACAACCACAAGCCCAGGCCGAGCCCCAGGCTCAAGGAGAAACACAAGGCCAGGGCCCGGcccaggaggaagaggagcagcagtGA